The genomic stretch TAGTAGATGTCCGAAAAAGAAAGCTCAGGCGTCATACTTTTTAGATGGATAACGTCCGAAACTCGAAAGTCATGCGACATACCTATCGAGGTAAATAAATCTGCGCAGGTTTGCTTGTAAAAACGGCATACGTAATAAGAGGTAATTTTGATGTCCTAAATCTCTAAGTCATACGGCATTAATTTTGAAGGATCAAAACCTGCGCGACTTTGCTTGCTGAGACGTCATAAAAATTAGGGGGATATTTTTGATGTCCAGAATTCATTTCGAATCTGTATAGTACTTTGAAGGTAAAATCTGCGCAGCTTTAACTTCGAAGGGATACTTATTTATAGGAGATATTTTCCGAGTTATTGACTTCGGAGAATTTAATAAAAGGAGGAGTTCAAATGGACGAAAAAAAAGTTTTGCCAAACGACAAGGCAGCGTTATTGTCTGCTAACAATTACGAAATGTACAATCTCGATTTATTACGGAAAGTATTTCCGAGGATTATTGCGGAACATGACGCACAGTTTGAACGAAAGCAACGAAAGCCGCAAATTCGAGACGCTATTACGCTTTACTTTTATTTACTTTCATATGTTGACGGTAAGCATACAAGGTCAGACGGCACGAAAAGCGATAGGTTCGGCGCAAGTTTTCCGTCGATTGATAAAATTTCGACCGATCTTGGCATCGCAACAAAACGTATTAAACCGCTTGCCGATATTTTAGAAGCTAACGGACTGATACGTCAAAAAATCGTATGGAATGGGAAGTGGTATTATCCATCATTCTGTCCGCGAGTGTCCGATGATGGCTACTTAGTTAATGAGAATGGCGAAAAGATAGTGCCGGATATTTCGGTATATAAGTGAGATGGTCATTAGATGCCTGTTTCGATTATGTCATTAGTTATCCTTTTCCATTGTTACCTTAGATGACAATCTAAACATACCAAATTAAACATACCAATCTTAAACATACCAACAAAAGATGGCAATCCTTTCTTATCGAAAGAATTGCAGTCTATTATTATCGAAAATTTACTTAATAAAAGATTATCGATAAATGAAGTAATAATCGGAAGGACTTTAATAAAAAGAAAAAGATAACAAAGGAGGACATTAACCGTGGCAAATTTTTCTGAAGAAGTGATAAAGGCGGTTCATCAATTTTGGACCGATCACAAGGATGCACCTAGCGAATGGAGATCGCAACTAGTCGAGAATTTTACGAAAGAGTGGGAGGATCGCGTTAATTTAAGTAAGCCGATAATGAAGCATCCAAGTCTAAGGTTGAAGTCATACAGGCGTTCATATTCGGTACTCGAGATTTTAACGGATTTCATTTTAGACATTAAACAAGTCGCGGAATGGAAAGAAGAGTACCCGTTATATAACGCGGAAAAGGAATATCGTACTGAACGACAGGACGAGTCGAAGATACTCTATATCGCCGACAAGGAAGAAGAATCTCGCGGATTATCTTATACAGTAAGTCAGGAGAAAATAATGAGTCGTAGCATTGAAGACATACTATTTGCGGAGTACACGGCGGAATCGGTTCCGGAACTAACGGCACTTATCTTGACCGCGAAACAACTCGAAGATATCTACGTAATCAAGTACGAGGATCCTACTCGGAACTGGAACGAAGATAACCATCTAAAGAAAAGAACAGCGACGAATATCAAGAGAGCTATCCGAAAATTGGACGTTAATAGAGTAAAAGAATGCAAGGAATGCGGCGGTGCATTTTACGCAAATGACCTTCGCCAAATTGTCTGCGATTCACAGCGCGTAAAAGAAAATGAATTGTCGATGTGCCAAATAAAATTTAAGAAAAAACGTGATGTAATTAGTCAAAAAGCTAGGAAAAATGCGGACTTAGCACGATAATTTTCCATTAATAAGTAAGAGAGCTCGGGTGGATAATGGCAACGTCCGAGCCACATTTTTTATACGGATTTAGTAAAGAAATTAAAAGAAAAGAAAAATATGTCAATTTAAGTAAAGGGGGGAAAAACAATGGAAAACAAGACCTTTAAGGCGATTCGATTGTACTTCGATTATACCCAATCTGAATATGCAAAGTTATTAAACTTAGATCATAGTTATATTTCGCAAATTGAAAGAGGACATAAGAGAGTACCTGAAAGAGCAAGAATCAAACTGATTAAGGAACTGAACATAACGCCTAACTTATTATCGGAAATCAAACAAATAAATCAAACTATGTAGAGGAGTGAAAATCATTAATCAACGGAAAATTAAGTCGCTTCGTAGTCAGCTCGGAAGGTTAGCGAAAAATAATTGCGCATTATATTCAAACGGAAAATGTCCGACGCAACAATGCGGATTATGTATTGTAGAAATCGAAACGGATACAGTAACCGGAAATGTATGTCCGTACTTTATGCGAAACATTTTGCCGTCAGATCATGCGCTAGAAAAAGAATACTTGGAGCACTTTCCTAAAGATTACCCATTGTCACCGGTCATTCAGTACAAGAAGAAATGCGAGCGGTGTAATGACGTAATTGAAATAACGGGTAATAGAACGAAATACTGTGCTCACTGTAAGAAGGTAGCTAAACGTAATCAGACAACGGAAAGCAAGAGAAGGACTAGGGGTATTGTCGGAAATTAGGCCTGCTAAAAGCCTTGATATTACTATACTTTAAGAAGCAAAAATTGAGGGGGTGCTACTATAAATCGAGATTCCAATAATTACAAAATTATAGTATGCGATGGGGGAGATTATAACCCTTATCCTAACAAGAATAAAGCTGTAAAAGTTTATTTTAAAGACGGGATAACCCACATTGAAAATTTCGGACGTGATATCAGTAATAATCGAATACTTTATCTTTTGGAGATGGATAATTTTCTCCGTAAAAAACTAAGAGGAAAGTCGAGAAAGAAACAATGAGACCTTATTTAAAAATTTCAAAACGAGAGGTAGAAAATCTTTCTATTTATTGCGCTATCTTTTTCGGATCAGATGGTCAACCTTGCGACGCAATTTGCGGACCTTTCGAAAATGAGGAAACCTTTTTAGAAGGCGTAGAAACAATCGTCCAATACCACGGATTTTATAATTACGAAGTCGCTTCGGACATAATTCCGTTTTTACATTATTACCGAGGAATGCCAGGGATTACCGTTCACTATAAATATGAGATGTCTGAGTTCGATGACTTAGTGAATCAAGAATTGCCTTTATTGCGAGAATTACATGAGTTTCCGCCGATTATTCCTAAGCGAAGACCTTCGAAGTTTAACGCTTGGATATATCGTCTAATAAAGAAAAAAATAACTAATTTAGAGGAGATGTTTGAATATGAAATTTAATTTTATTGATCAATTTATTGAAGAAAGAGAAAAGCGTCAAGTTAAACACGAGGAGTTAATCGTTCAAGAAGGAAAAGCTTTATCTGATTTAGAAGCTGCAAAACGAGAATTTGAACTATGTATGATGAATTCAATTGAAAATGGCAAAGACGCTACGGAAGAGTTAGATGGTTTAGAAAAAAAGATTGCTGATGCGAATAAGTCTTACGAACGATGCAAAAAAGCAACTGAAGTGTTTTCGGCATTAGCAACAGAAAAAATTACTGCTAGTGATGTGTTCGTCGAATTTAACGAGAAATTCTATCCAGAGTATAAAGAAAAGATATTTCAACCTGCAGTGAATAAAATTGAGCAATGCAAAAAGGATTACTTCGCAGCGATGGATGAATACAACAGTGTTTTAAAGGACTTCGAATCGGAATTAAACAAGTCTCAACGAAATTTAAGTAGCTTTTACTATTATAAGCTTAATCGTTTAGAGAACGAATTGAATGTTCAACAAGCAGAAAAAATATTTATGCAACAGTGGGAGGTTAGATGATGAATTCACATATTTTTCTTAATGAGATGAGAATCAAATTAAGTGATGGAAGTAGTTTTACTGAAGAGGATTTAAAAACCCTTGCAACAGCAGCTTCGAAAGTTGGGTCGATTGAATCACGTGTAATTTTTGCGTCAGTAAAACAAAGATTCAACAGTCAACCAAAACAGGACGATAAGACTAAGCTGTTTTTAGACGGCCTTGAAAGATTAAAGGAAAATGGCGCCGTATCGGATGAAGATTACGAAACTCAAAAGAAATTAATTTTAGAAGAAGGAATAGAGGGGGCTTAACAGCCCTCTTTTTATTTATATAAAGGGGGATAAAGAAATGGAAGAATTAAACGCAAAATTCAGAGCCAGGAGTCAGCGCTTGGTCGAGCTCAGCATTGCTGCGAATCATATCGTGAATAAGGGTTTAAGTAAAACGGGAAGAGTTTCAACGAACTTGATAAGAGGATTGGAGGATTTTAAGCTATCCTTAGATGCCATGCGAGACGATCCAAGGTATAAAAGTATTGCTCAACTAAATATCGAGTTTGTTAACGAGGTTGTTTCATTTGCGAAAGCAATTAACGCAGGAAACACGGAGATAGCCGAGGATCATTTACGGAATTCAGTCGATTTGCACCAAAAGAGCGACGACCTTATTAACGCTTTAGTGGACGAGATGGACGAAGGAAGTGAAGTAGTATGAGCTTCAACTTGGTCGCTCAGTTAGGTTTACGTGACAATGGCTTCGCTTCTGGCCTAAGGCGTGCTCAACGTTCAATGAGCGGGCTAAAAACTGGCGTTGGCGGAGTTGTTGCATCGTTTGGTGCCTTGGCGGCTGGTGCTGGTGTAGCTGCTACGGCGATGTCTTCAGTAAAAAAAGCGATGGACTTCGAAAGTCAGATGTCATCAATTAAAGCACTTACGAATAGCTCTAGCGCAGAAATGGCACAGTTCCAGAAGCTTGCGTTAGATGCCGGTGCTGCAACGAAATATAGCGCGCTTGAAGCTGCGCAAGGAATAGAAGAGCTTTCAAAAGCCGGACTTTCCGTAGCTACGATAAAAGCAGGAGGATTACGATCCGCCCTAGATTTAGCAACTGCTGGGGGTCTTAATTTGGCAGAAGCGAGTGAGATTATGAGTACTTCCCTTAACTCGTTTAGTAAAGATTCAATGACCGCAGCCGACGCCGCAAACATACTTGCAGGCACAGCGAATGCATCAGCAACGGACGTACACGATCTGAAATACTCGCTTTCGATGGTTGCAGCGGTTGCAAGCGGAGTCGGACTATCTTTAAGGGATACAAGTGCGGCATTAGGTGTGTTAGCTAATAAAGGTCTTAAAGGATCTGACGCGGGTACATCTTTGAAATCTCTATTGCTTCAACTTCAGCCAACGACGAAAAAGACTGCGAAATTATTTAATGTACTCGGACTAGAGACGGATAAAACCGGAAATGCCTTCTACGATGCAAAAGGTAACATTAAGTCAATGGCGGAAATCGCTGGCGTTCTTCACGATAAGTTTAAAGATTTGACGAATGGTGAACGTACAGCAACTTTTAAAGAGGCGTTCGGGACCGACGCGATTCGAGCAGCGACTATTCTATATGAAGCCGGATCAAAAGGCGTTAAGGACTTTAATAAAGAGATGACTAAGGTAACTGCGTTAAGTGTCGCTAAGGAGAAGATGGACAATGCTGCTGGAGCAGTCGAACAATTTAAAGGCGCGTTGGAGACGTTACAAATTTCCGTTCTCTTACCTTTAATGCCTACGATTAGGAAAGCTGCGACCAATGCTGCAGACTTTATGTCCAATTTAAAGCCAGCGACAATTAAAGAATGGGGCGACAATATCAAAAATGCCGGCGAGAAGCTCTATAATTTCGCTAAATTTATTTACGATAATTGGAAGCCAATAAAAGAGGCGTTTATCGCTCTTTCAGTAGGAATTATAGCGGCTAAAGTTGCGATGATCGGATTTGATATAGCTGCGATGGCTAACCCATTAGGACTTATAGTAGCGGCAGTATTTGCTTGCGCAGCAGCATTTATATATCTATACCGAAATTGGGATACGGTTAAAGCGAAAGCGATTGAACTTTGGAATAAATTAGGGCCGTTTAAAGGATTGCTTTTAGGCTTGATTGGTCCTATAGGCTTGTTGATTGGAGCAGGTATAGCTCTTAAAAACAATTGGTCAAATGTTTGGTCGACTATTCAACGAGGAGCAGCTACGGCGGTAAATAGTGTAATCGGGAAAATCAATGCATTAATTAGAACGATCAATTTAATTCCTGGCGTAAATGTCCCTATTATTCCGAAGGTTAGTTGGGGGAATACAAAGGCGGGCAGCTACGTAAGTGGCGGAATTCAAAGTAGTTCGCATATTACAAGAAAATCGCATCATGCCGGGCTTTCAAACGTGCCATATGACGGATATGCAGCAAATTTACACCGCGGAGAAAGGGTCCTAACGGCAGTTGAGAACAATGAGTATAAGAAAAACGGCGGAAAAAGTGGCGTTGTAAATTTAACCGTTAACTATCAAGCGACCGGTCATACGGAGCAAGACGCTAAAAACTTGATGTACACGATGGCTCGATTAATTGAAAAAGAAGGAGCGTGGGCTTAATGGAATTAGACTTAAAAAAGCTTGACGAAGACATCCGCAGATTCGACGAAGAACTAGAGGAAATAAAGCGCGAGCGTGTAGCGAAGGGATTGCCGGCTGAAAGACCGTCTAGCTTTGTTTCGTTAAAATTAGCGCAGACTTTGCTAGACCGAGTATGTCCGTTACGTAACATTATCATAAGGTACGCTTCACTAGTCGGAGCTTCTATGAGGGTACAACCGTTAGATATCGGCAAGCTACGAGATAAGTATGCGACGGACTTAACGTTATTATCGGAATCGGTCGGAGTTTTTAGTGGATTAACAGGTACCGCGATGCTTGACTGTTTCACTAAAATCGAAAGAGCAATCGACGCTGACGAGTATGATGCGATGGATTTAGTCCGTGAATTGTACGTTAATATCGAGTTCTTTCTTGATCGTCCGGCTCTATATGATTGGTTAGTTGAAGAGAGCCTGGCAGTTATAGATGACGAAGAAGAAGCGAAAGCGCATTACGAAACAATAAAACATTTAATTTAAGGGGAGCGATAATATGAAAGCAAGCGATTTAAAGAAACGGCTGACGGATCAGCAGGCGAAAGCGGCGTATCTATTAGTATTAAACGATTTCGAGGGCGGGCAGCAAACGCAAGAGGAAATTGCGCAAGAAGTAGGTGTTAGTCGCAGAACGCTTTTAGAGTGGCGTAGAAAGTCTGACTTTATTGCGTATCAAAGCGCGCTATCGGACCAACACCTCGAAGCTTACCGCAGTAAAGCCGATAAAATGCTTATCGAGTTAATCGAGAAGGGTTATACGAAAGCGCTCGACTTGTACTATACGTTATTAGGACGTAAGGTAACGAAATCAGAAACGACTGAAGTCCGTCAAACTACTACGTATATGAGCGACGATGATATCCAAGCGGAATTAGAAAAGCTTTCGAAATCGATCGGGGGATAATTGGCGGCACCTTAACGGGTGTCGTCTCTTTTTTTTGTATTATTAGCGCGGTTTCTCCGTAAAAGTGACCGTAATTATACTAGCATTGACCGGGATATCCTTATATATTCACCGCAAAATAACGTTTGAAAATACAAGCATAATCGGATAAAATAGGCGAGAAGAACCTCGTCAAAAAACAACAAAAAAGACCGAAAAAATCGGTCTCCTTCGTCAATTAATCTACTTGTATTTCATTATTAACATCAAGAGCTTCAACTAGTTCTAATTCCTCATGACGTTCCTTAAAGCGGTTGAAAGTAAATTCATTTGCAAATAAGAATAAAGGACGTTCGAAACGGTCATATACTAGCATGTTACGCATATCTTGGTATTTTTTTAGACCTTTTACATCATCAGTTTTAACCCAACGAGCAATATTATAGTCTACATGGTCTTTACGGATATCAGAACCATATTCATTTTTTAAACGATACTCGAAAACTTCAAATTGAAGCTGTCCAACTGCACCTAAAATAACTTCATTAAATTCATTTTTATAAACTTGAATCGCACCTTCTTGAGCTAATTGCTCAACGCCTTTATGGAAGTGCTTAGATTTTAATGAGTTAACTGGGCTAACACGTAAGAAAAGCTCAGGTGGGAAAGTTGGTAATGGTTCAAAGAATAATTTTTGTTTACCGGATGTAATTGTATCTCCAATTTGGTAAGTACCAGAATCATAAATACCAATTACATCACCAGCATATGCACGGTCGATTGTTTCTCGATCATTTGCCATTAATTGTGTTGACTGGCTTAATTTAATTTGTTTTCCAGTACGAGAAAGCATTACGTTCATACCTCGTTCAAATACACCTGAACAAATTCGTAAAAATGCAATACGGTCACGATGCGCTGGATTCATATTAGCTTGAATCTTGAAAATAAATCCACTAAATACTTCATCCGTCGGATTTACTTCACCGTTTACCGTTTTACGTGGTCCTGGAGATGGTGACATATCTAAGAAGTGATTTAAAAATGGTGTAACTCCAAAATCAACTAATGCTGTTCCAAAGAACACAGGAGTCAATTCACCAGATTGAACCAAATCTAAATTAAATTCATTACCAGCACCTTCTAATAGATCAACTTCATCACGTAAATTTTCTAAATTAGATTGCTCTAAACGAGCTTCTAATTCTGGACCGTGAACGCCTTCTGAACCTAGTTTAATGACTTCGTCTTTACGGAAAAGATGAACTTCGTTTTCTAGACGATCATATACTCCTTCAAATTGCATACCACTACCAATTGGCCAAGTCACTGCTACAGAAGGCATACCTAGAACTTCTTCTAATTCTTCCATTAATTCTAAAGGATCTTTAGCTTGGCGATCTAATTTATTCATAAAAGTAAAAATAGGAATTCCACGCATACGACAAACTTGGAAAAGCTTTTTAGTCTGTGCTTCAATACCTTTTGCAGCGTCAATTACCATTACCGCAGAGTCAACAGAAGTTAGTACACGATATGTATCTTCACCAAAATCATTATGACCAGGAGTATCCATAATTGATACCATTTTTTCATCATATTCAAATTGCATAACTGAAGATGTTACAGAAATTCCACGTTGCTTTTCGATTTCCATCCAGTCAGACTTTGCATATTTTGAATTCTTTTGAGCTTTTACAGTTCCAGCTTCACGAATTGCTCCACCGTGAAGTAGTAATTTTTCAGTTAAAGTTGTTTTACCTGCATCCGGGTGAGAAATAATTCCGAAAATACGGCGCTTAGCAACTTCATTCATTAATTCTTTATTTGCCATCTATTATAAAGTCCTTTCTAAATCAAAGATCATAATAAAATTTTTACATCCTATCTATTATACTAGAATTCACCGTTTGATGAAACAATTTGTATGTAAGTTATAGTCAAAGTATATCCAATTATAAAATTAGAATTTTATTTTTTAGTATAAATTACGTCATTTTTTATTAATGTATGAATTTTTTTACGGTAAAACTTTGTATTAGATTCATCAAGAATTAACTAATAGGAGAAACCAGTTCTAAATGGACGAAATGATCTAAGGTTATTGATGAGTTGATAAGATGAATAAATATAAAAAAGGAAACTATCACTTATTTTAAAGTGGTAGATTCTTTTTATTATGACAAATGTACAAGCAGGTTAATGTCTTTCTGATTAATATATGTAGATTATGTTTTATTTAAAAAAGAGTGAGGAGTTAAATAAATATGTCATCATGTAATTGTTCAACAACAACTTTAAGCTGCTGTCCAGAAAAGATTTTTGTACAAGATCAAGTATGTACTCCATGGCAAGCAGTTGGAGACGCTAC from Arthrobacter citreus encodes the following:
- a CDS encoding peptide chain release factor 3 is translated as MANKELMNEVAKRRIFGIISHPDAGKTTLTEKLLLHGGAIREAGTVKAQKNSKYAKSDWMEIEKQRGISVTSSVMQFEYDEKMVSIMDTPGHNDFGEDTYRVLTSVDSAVMVIDAAKGIEAQTKKLFQVCRMRGIPIFTFMNKLDRQAKDPLELMEELEEVLGMPSVAVTWPIGSGMQFEGVYDRLENEVHLFRKDEVIKLGSEGVHGPELEARLEQSNLENLRDEVDLLEGAGNEFNLDLVQSGELTPVFFGTALVDFGVTPFLNHFLDMSPSPGPRKTVNGEVNPTDEVFSGFIFKIQANMNPAHRDRIAFLRICSGVFERGMNVMLSRTGKQIKLSQSTQLMANDRETIDRAYAGDVIGIYDSGTYQIGDTITSGKQKLFFEPLPTFPPELFLRVSPVNSLKSKHFHKGVEQLAQEGAIQVYKNEFNEVILGAVGQLQFEVFEYRLKNEYGSDIRKDHVDYNIARWVKTDDVKGLKKYQDMRNMLVYDRFERPLFLFANEFTFNRFKERHEELELVEALDVNNEIQVD
- a CDS encoding phage tail tape measure protein; protein product: MSFNLVAQLGLRDNGFASGLRRAQRSMSGLKTGVGGVVASFGALAAGAGVAATAMSSVKKAMDFESQMSSIKALTNSSSAEMAQFQKLALDAGAATKYSALEAAQGIEELSKAGLSVATIKAGGLRSALDLATAGGLNLAEASEIMSTSLNSFSKDSMTAADAANILAGTANASATDVHDLKYSLSMVAAVASGVGLSLRDTSAALGVLANKGLKGSDAGTSLKSLLLQLQPTTKKTAKLFNVLGLETDKTGNAFYDAKGNIKSMAEIAGVLHDKFKDLTNGERTATFKEAFGTDAIRAATILYEAGSKGVKDFNKEMTKVTALSVAKEKMDNAAGAVEQFKGALETLQISVLLPLMPTIRKAATNAADFMSNLKPATIKEWGDNIKNAGEKLYNFAKFIYDNWKPIKEAFIALSVGIIAAKVAMIGFDIAAMANPLGLIVAAVFACAAAFIYLYRNWDTVKAKAIELWNKLGPFKGLLLGLIGPIGLLIGAGIALKNNWSNVWSTIQRGAATAVNSVIGKINALIRTINLIPGVNVPIIPKVSWGNTKAGSYVSGGIQSSSHITRKSHHAGLSNVPYDGYAANLHRGERVLTAVENNEYKKNGGKSGVVNLTVNYQATGHTEQDAKNLMYTMARLIEKEGAWA
- a CDS encoding helix-turn-helix transcriptional regulator, with the protein product MENKTFKAIRLYFDYTQSEYAKLLNLDHSYISQIERGHKRVPERARIKLIKELNITPNLLSEIKQINQTM